One genomic segment of Dysosmobacter sp. Marseille-Q4140 includes these proteins:
- a CDS encoding DUF370 domain-containing protein → MKLINIGFGSLVSAQRVIAVVGPDSAPIKRMIQESRERGMLIDATYGRKTASIFIMDSDHVILSALPPERFGQRLQGEPATEERD, encoded by the coding sequence ATGAAGCTCATCAACATCGGCTTCGGCAGCCTGGTCTCCGCCCAGCGGGTCATCGCCGTGGTGGGGCCGGACTCGGCGCCCATCAAGCGCATGATCCAGGAGTCCCGGGAGCGGGGCATGCTGATCGACGCCACCTACGGCCGCAAGACCGCCTCCATCTTCATCATGGACAGCGACCATGTGATCTTATCGGCCCTGCCGCCGGAGCGGTTCGGCCAGCGGCTCCAGGGAGAGCCAGCTACTGAGGAAAGGGATTGA
- the rpoZ gene encoding DNA-directed RNA polymerase subunit omega: MMLYPAMNKLTSYVPNRYMLVNVVARRARQIADAAEAAEEHLEEKPVTMAINEVAEGRLDARGMDLTIRED, from the coding sequence ATGATGCTGTATCCCGCTATGAACAAACTGACCTCTTATGTGCCCAACCGCTACATGCTGGTGAATGTGGTGGCCCGCCGGGCCCGCCAGATCGCCGACGCCGCCGAGGCGGCCGAGGAGCATCTGGAGGAAAAGCCCGTCACCATGGCCATCAACGAGGTGGCTGAGGGCCGGCTGGACGCCAGGGGCATGGATCTGACCATCCGGGAGGACTGA
- a CDS encoding aminotransferase class V-fold PLP-dependent enzyme, with protein MIYFDSAATTFQKPRTVSGAMTDALATMSSPGRGGYGAAMAAADAAFACRSELAELYHLESPEQVVFTMNATHALNIAIKSLVPVGGRAVISGYEHNAVTRPLAALRAETAVAAGPLFDPGAVEAAFARAVTSQTDAVICSHVSNVFGFIQPVEAIAALCRSRGIPFVIDASQSAGVLPLDMAALGAAFIAMPGHKGLYGPQGTGVLLCGKDVETATLLEGGTGSMSLQQAMPDFLPDRLEAGTHNMPGIAGLLAGVRFVRSRGEGAICRHERLLALAAAEGLRRLPGVRVYARPDLADQTGVVSFTAEGQEPESLAAALAERDIAVRAGLHCAPLAHRTAGTVDTGTVRASFSHWNTPEEVGRFLSAMGEILR; from the coding sequence ATGATCTATTTTGACAGCGCGGCCACCACGTTTCAAAAGCCCCGGACCGTGTCCGGGGCCATGACGGACGCCCTGGCCACCATGAGTTCTCCCGGCCGGGGCGGCTATGGCGCCGCTATGGCCGCGGCGGACGCCGCCTTCGCCTGCCGGTCGGAGCTGGCGGAGCTGTACCACCTGGAGAGCCCGGAGCAGGTGGTGTTCACCATGAACGCCACCCACGCACTGAACATCGCCATCAAGTCCCTGGTGCCGGTGGGGGGGCGGGCCGTGATCTCCGGCTACGAGCACAATGCCGTCACCCGCCCCCTGGCGGCCCTGCGGGCGGAGACGGCGGTGGCCGCCGGGCCCCTGTTCGACCCCGGGGCCGTGGAGGCCGCCTTCGCCCGGGCCGTCACATCCCAGACCGACGCGGTGATCTGTTCCCACGTCTCCAACGTCTTTGGCTTCATCCAGCCGGTGGAGGCCATCGCCGCACTGTGCCGCAGCCGCGGGATCCCCTTTGTCATCGACGCCTCCCAGTCTGCCGGAGTGCTGCCGCTGGACATGGCGGCCCTGGGGGCCGCCTTCATCGCCATGCCCGGCCACAAGGGGCTCTACGGCCCCCAGGGCACCGGTGTGCTGCTGTGCGGAAAGGACGTGGAGACTGCCACGCTGCTGGAGGGCGGCACCGGCAGCATGTCCCTCCAGCAGGCCATGCCGGACTTCCTGCCCGACCGGCTGGAGGCCGGGACCCACAACATGCCCGGCATAGCCGGGCTCCTGGCCGGGGTGCGGTTTGTCCGCAGCCGGGGGGAGGGCGCCATCTGCCGCCATGAGCGGCTGCTGGCTCTGGCGGCGGCGGAGGGGCTGCGGCGGCTGCCCGGCGTCCGCGTCTATGCCCGGCCCGACCTGGCGGATCAGACCGGCGTGGTCTCCTTCACGGCAGAGGGGCAAGAGCCGGAAAGCCTGGCCGCGGCCCTGGCGGAGCGGGACATCGCCGTCCGGGCGGGGCTCCACTGCGCGCCCCTGGCCCACCGGACCGCCGGCACCGTGGATACGGGCACGGTCCGTGCCAGCTTTTCCCATTGGAACACCCCGGAGGAGGTGGGCCGATTCCTGTCCGCCATGGGGGAGATCCTCCGCTGA
- a CDS encoding SoxR reducing system RseC family protein, with amino-acid sequence MTQIATVERLLAGDYAVISVPRKSACGHDCEECAGCGVTGAAVQARAANPIGAKPGQKVVVQSDTQKMLGIVALVYLTPVVLFLVGYFATIAVASAPIRYLFGGIGFVLGILIAVAYDRRLRRQGGLRFTIVRLF; translated from the coding sequence ATGACCCAAATCGCAACAGTAGAACGTCTCTTGGCCGGGGATTACGCCGTGATCTCCGTACCACGGAAGTCCGCCTGCGGGCACGACTGCGAGGAGTGCGCCGGCTGCGGCGTCACCGGCGCCGCCGTGCAGGCCCGGGCGGCCAACCCCATCGGGGCCAAGCCCGGGCAGAAGGTGGTGGTCCAGAGCGACACCCAGAAAATGCTGGGCATCGTGGCCCTGGTGTACCTGACGCCGGTGGTACTGTTCCTGGTGGGATACTTCGCCACCATCGCTGTGGCCAGCGCACCCATCCGCTACCTGTTTGGCGGTATCGGCTTTGTGCTGGGCATCCTGATCGCCGTGGCTTACGACCGCCGGCTGCGCAGGCAGGGCGGCCTCCGCTTCACCATCGTCCGGCTGTTCTGA
- the cdaA gene encoding diadenylate cyclase CdaA codes for MSAELAELPIRIGRYLLTVQVTDILDIAILVFVLYKILALMRTTRAASLLKGLFVFFAALLLSYVLQLNSIYYLMSRMVQVGVLALIILFQPEIRRILEEMGSRRFIGFFSHMEGGSTMEQTIGQTVLACTEMSQTRTGALIVFEREILLDDMVRSGTMLDAAVSSELLKNIFFVKAPMHDGAVIIRHGRMLGAGCMLPLSKNVNLSRDLGMRHRAGIGMSENSDAVVVIVSEETGSISVAIGGMLKRHLKPETLENLLRNELLPQEESDGDKQRFGLARLLRTGKGGGGNDGT; via the coding sequence CTGTCGGCGGAATTGGCAGAGCTGCCGATCCGCATTGGGCGGTATCTGCTGACCGTACAGGTCACCGACATTCTGGACATCGCCATCCTGGTGTTCGTCCTGTATAAAATTCTGGCCCTGATGCGCACCACCCGGGCTGCCAGCCTGCTCAAGGGCCTGTTCGTGTTCTTCGCGGCGCTGCTGCTTTCCTATGTGCTGCAGCTCAACAGCATCTACTATCTGATGAGCCGCATGGTCCAGGTGGGCGTGCTGGCCCTCATCATCCTCTTCCAGCCGGAGATCCGCCGGATCCTGGAGGAGATGGGCTCCCGCCGCTTCATCGGCTTTTTCAGCCATATGGAGGGCGGCAGCACCATGGAGCAGACCATCGGCCAGACGGTGCTGGCCTGCACGGAGATGTCCCAGACCCGCACCGGCGCCCTGATCGTGTTCGAGCGGGAGATTCTGCTGGACGACATGGTCCGCAGCGGCACCATGCTGGACGCCGCCGTGTCCAGCGAGCTGCTGAAGAACATCTTTTTCGTCAAGGCTCCCATGCACGACGGCGCCGTCATCATCCGCCACGGGCGGATGCTGGGGGCCGGCTGCATGCTGCCCCTGAGCAAAAATGTGAACCTCAGCCGGGACCTGGGCATGCGGCACCGGGCCGGCATCGGCATGAGCGAGAACTCCGACGCGGTGGTGGTCATCGTGTCGGAGGAGACCGGCTCCATCTCCGTGGCCATCGGCGGGATGCTCAAGCGGCACCTCAAGCCGGAGACCCTGGAGAACCTCCTGCGGAACGAGCTGCTCCCGCAGGAGGAGTCCGACGGGGACAAGCAGCGCTTCGGCCTGGCCCGGCTGCTGCGCACCGGAAAAGGAGGTGGCGGCAATGACGGAACGTAA
- a CDS encoding DnaJ domain-containing protein, translating to MNDPYKILGVPETATDAEVKKAYLNLARKYHPDNYHDNPLADLAQEKMKEINAAYEQITKERGSKGGGSSSSSASGYGGSYGGYGGYSGSYAGSSSVLQQVRIAISTGDLTRAEALLANYSDHNAEWNFLRGAVCYRRGWMDEAHRYYQTACQMDPGNAEYRRALEFMDHAGETTYHPEGRTFGTDMCTANPCLTLCCAYTLCNGGGYYFCC from the coding sequence ATGAACGATCCCTACAAGATCCTGGGTGTGCCGGAGACGGCCACGGATGCGGAAGTGAAAAAGGCCTATCTGAATCTGGCCAGAAAGTACCATCCGGACAATTATCATGACAATCCCCTGGCGGACCTGGCTCAGGAGAAGATGAAGGAGATCAACGCCGCTTACGAGCAGATCACCAAGGAACGGGGCAGCAAGGGCGGCGGGTCGTCCTCCTCGTCGGCCTCCGGCTACGGCGGCAGCTATGGCGGATACGGGGGATACTCCGGCTCCTACGCGGGCTCCAGCTCCGTATTGCAGCAGGTGCGCATCGCCATTTCCACCGGCGATCTGACCCGGGCGGAGGCGCTGCTGGCCAATTACAGCGACCACAACGCCGAGTGGAACTTTCTGCGGGGGGCCGTGTGCTACCGCCGGGGCTGGATGGACGAGGCCCACCGGTATTACCAGACCGCCTGCCAGATGGACCCGGGCAACGCCGAATACCGCCGGGCCCTGGAGTTCATGGACCACGCCGGAGAGACCACCTACCACCCGGAGGGGCGCACCTTCGGAACCGATATGTGCACGGCCAACCCCTGTCTGACGCTGTGCTGTGCCTATACCCTGTGCAACGGCGGCGGCTACTACTTCTGCTGCTGA
- the def gene encoding peptide deformylase produces MALRKIVEQGEECLEKVCRPVTEFNPRLHALLDDLIETLSDANGAGLAAPQVGVLRRVCVVLDEGSEEYIELVNPEIVATSGEQTGLEGCLSVPGKWGIVTRPNVVRVRAQDRYGRPFEVEAEGLTARAFCHEIEHLDGHLFVEHVDHFLSDQELREYLEREEEGE; encoded by the coding sequence ATGGCTTTGCGGAAAATCGTGGAACAGGGCGAGGAGTGCCTGGAGAAGGTCTGCCGCCCGGTGACGGAGTTCAACCCCCGGCTGCACGCGCTGCTGGACGATCTGATCGAGACGCTCTCCGACGCCAACGGCGCCGGACTGGCAGCGCCCCAGGTGGGGGTGCTGCGGCGGGTGTGCGTGGTGCTGGACGAGGGCTCCGAGGAGTATATCGAGCTGGTGAACCCGGAGATCGTGGCCACCAGCGGGGAGCAGACCGGCCTGGAGGGTTGCCTCAGCGTGCCCGGCAAGTGGGGCATCGTCACCCGGCCCAACGTGGTCCGGGTCCGGGCCCAGGACCGCTACGGCCGCCCCTTCGAGGTGGAGGCCGAGGGTCTCACCGCCCGGGCCTTCTGCCACGAGATCGAGCATCTGGACGGCCACCTGTTCGTGGAGCACGTGGACCACTTCCTCTCCGACCAGGAGCTGCGGGAGTATCTGGAGCGGGAAGAAGAGGGGGAGTGA
- the gmk gene encoding guanylate kinase, translating to MRKGKTFIISGPSGVGKSTVLAALLESRKNLYFSVSATTRDPRPGELDGVHYHFMDVDSFRKWIAKEQFLEYAEYVGNFYGTPKRYVDEAMEQGKDVILDIEVQGAIQVTSKRPDTVRIFIAPPSWSELERRLTERGTDSPEKIQKRLLRAKVEFQTAHTYDYFVINDTVENAVGELNAIMTAEHCKPRERMEIINGR from the coding sequence ATGCGAAAAGGCAAGACGTTCATCATTTCCGGCCCCTCCGGCGTGGGCAAGAGCACGGTGCTCGCCGCCCTGCTGGAATCCCGGAAAAACCTGTACTTCTCTGTCTCCGCCACCACCCGCGACCCCCGGCCCGGCGAGCTGGACGGCGTCCACTACCACTTCATGGACGTGGACTCCTTCCGCAAGTGGATCGCCAAGGAGCAGTTCCTGGAGTACGCCGAGTATGTGGGCAACTTCTACGGAACGCCCAAGCGCTATGTGGACGAGGCCATGGAGCAGGGCAAGGACGTGATTTTGGACATCGAGGTCCAGGGTGCCATCCAGGTCACCAGCAAGCGGCCCGACACGGTGCGTATCTTCATCGCCCCGCCCAGCTGGTCGGAGCTGGAGCGGCGCCTCACCGAGCGGGGCACCGACAGCCCGGAAAAGATCCAAAAGCGCCTTCTGCGGGCCAAGGTGGAATTCCAGACGGCCCACACCTACGATTACTTCGTCATCAATGACACGGTGGAGAACGCCGTGGGCGAGCTCAACGCCATCATGACGGCGGAGCACTGCAAGCCCCGGGAGCGGATGGAGATCATCAACGGCCGCTGA
- a CDS encoding YicC family protein, which yields MIKSMTGYGRARQTLNKRDITVEVRSVNNRYLDCTVKMPRMYAFAEDAVKQTVQKSVSRGKVDVFVTVDASAADVAKVTVNRELAAQYAAALGELAEVCGPTAYKVTPETLARFPDVLTVTKADEDLETVSADLCAVLEEALAAYHAMRAVEGQKLAEDIANRLDAIEAYTAQVEERSPQTVAEYRAKLTARMQEVLQSATVDPQRILTEAAIYADKVAVDEETVRLRSHVAQLRTMLQSDEPMGRKMDFLIQEVNRESNTIGSKCSDVAIAQVVVGLKAEVEKMREQVQNVE from the coding sequence ATGATCAAAAGCATGACCGGCTACGGCCGGGCCCGGCAGACCCTCAACAAGCGGGACATCACCGTGGAGGTCCGCTCCGTCAACAACCGGTATCTGGACTGCACGGTGAAAATGCCCCGGATGTACGCCTTCGCCGAGGACGCGGTGAAGCAGACCGTGCAGAAAAGCGTCTCCCGTGGCAAGGTGGACGTGTTCGTCACTGTGGACGCCTCTGCCGCGGATGTGGCAAAGGTCACGGTGAACCGGGAGCTGGCGGCTCAGTACGCCGCCGCCTTGGGAGAGCTGGCGGAGGTCTGCGGCCCCACGGCCTATAAGGTGACGCCGGAGACCCTGGCCCGCTTTCCCGATGTGCTGACCGTCACCAAGGCCGACGAGGATCTGGAGACCGTCAGCGCCGATCTCTGCGCCGTACTGGAGGAAGCCCTGGCCGCCTATCACGCCATGCGTGCCGTGGAGGGACAGAAGCTGGCCGAGGACATCGCAAACCGCCTGGACGCCATCGAGGCCTATACCGCCCAGGTGGAGGAGCGGTCCCCCCAGACCGTGGCGGAGTACCGGGCCAAGCTCACCGCCCGGATGCAGGAGGTGCTGCAAAGCGCCACCGTGGACCCCCAGCGCATCCTGACCGAGGCCGCCATCTACGCCGACAAGGTGGCCGTGGACGAGGAGACCGTGCGCCTGCGGAGCCACGTGGCCCAGCTGCGCACCATGCTCCAGAGCGACGAGCCCATGGGCCGGAAGATGGACTTCCTGATCCAGGAGGTCAACCGCGAGTCCAACACCATCGGCTCCAAGTGCTCGGACGTGGCCATCGCCCAGGTGGTGGTGGGCCTCAAGGCCGAGGTGGAGAAGATGCGCGAGCAGGTCCAGAATGTGGAGTGA
- a CDS encoding CarD family transcriptional regulator, giving the protein MFSVGDQVVHPMHGAGVIDSIVREKVAGVTQDYYVFKMPVGGLLLKIPIASTQAVGLRSVISRPEAERLIGALPALEVEHNGNWNKRYRENMVRMKSGDLYEVARVIKCLMTRDSRRGLSTGERKMLHTARQILLSELVLSEEAGYAEVEARVDQAILSSIQAQ; this is encoded by the coding sequence ATGTTCAGCGTAGGGGACCAGGTGGTACATCCCATGCACGGCGCCGGCGTCATTGACAGCATCGTCCGGGAGAAGGTGGCCGGTGTGACACAGGACTACTATGTCTTCAAGATGCCCGTAGGCGGGCTGCTGCTGAAGATCCCCATTGCCAGTACTCAGGCTGTCGGTCTGCGGTCCGTGATCTCCCGTCCGGAGGCGGAGCGGCTGATTGGTGCGCTGCCGGCTCTGGAGGTGGAGCACAACGGCAACTGGAACAAGCGCTACCGGGAGAACATGGTCCGTATGAAGAGCGGCGACCTCTACGAGGTGGCCCGGGTCATCAAGTGCCTCATGACCCGGGACAGCCGCCGCGGCCTTTCCACCGGGGAGCGGAAGATGCTCCACACCGCCCGGCAGATCCTGCTGTCAGAGCTGGTGCTGTCCGAGGAGGCCGGATACGCGGAGGTGGAGGCCCGGGTGGACCAAGCCATCCTCAGTTCCATCCAGGCCCAGTGA
- the priA gene encoding primosomal protein N', with the protein METAVIVKVAVSAAPYSIDKPYDYLVPERWLEAALPGARVTVPFGRGNRTSEGLILARGEGEKIPGLKPLTAVLDPEPVLDADGIALALWLRGRYFCTVFEAARTLLPAGLWFRLREIWQLTEPVSEEGLSPAARAVLEALRAAGGRAEQAALEAACGSGAGTVLRALEKEGAVVHETDARRKAGDRMRFMAGLAADAGEALDQLAHRRAPVRRAVVELLSASGPIPAADVCYFTGAAMSTLRAMERAGLVTLTAEEELRVPTDTAAPEPPAVLTAEQAAAYAAIRVLADTGRPEAVLLQGVTGSGKTLVYLHLVADALERGRTALVLVPEIVLTPQMMRRFSARFGDAVAMIHSALRVTERYDQWKRIRRGEVKVVLGTRSAVFAPLKNLGLVILDEEQESGYQSENAPRYHARDVAKYLCGRDKAVLVLGSATPSVETAWAAEQGVYHRVELTERYNRRPLPEVVIADLRQEIRNGNSGSIGAVLRRELAENLDRGEQSILFLNRRGSSRMLLCGECGEVPQCPRCSVPLTYHSANGRLMCHHCGHSERSPERCPVCGGLLKHVGSGTQKVEEELRQLFPGTEVLRLDADTAASGHEPILRRFREERVPILLGTQMVAKGLDFPGVTLVGVLAADLSLYVDNYRAAERTFSLLTQVVGRAGRGGSRGRAVIQTYAPENDVIRCAARQDYQSFYQGEIRMRRLRRCPPFADLFTFTVSGPEEGVVLRAAARVRQALDGLCRAPDMADTEALGPAPAPVVKLNNRYRYHCLLVGRNDAAARAHIRALLRDFSADRANRGIHLFVECNSME; encoded by the coding sequence ATGGAGACCGCTGTCATCGTAAAGGTCGCGGTCAGCGCCGCGCCCTATTCCATTGATAAGCCCTATGACTATCTGGTGCCGGAGCGGTGGCTGGAAGCGGCCCTGCCCGGCGCCCGGGTCACGGTCCCCTTCGGCCGGGGCAACCGCACCAGCGAGGGGCTGATCCTGGCCCGGGGCGAGGGGGAGAAGATCCCCGGCCTCAAGCCCCTGACGGCGGTACTGGACCCTGAGCCGGTGCTGGACGCGGACGGCATCGCCCTGGCGCTGTGGCTGCGGGGCCGGTACTTCTGCACGGTATTCGAGGCGGCCAGGACGCTGCTGCCGGCGGGGCTGTGGTTCCGCCTCCGGGAGATCTGGCAGCTGACAGAGCCTGTTTCGGAAGAAGGGCTGTCCCCGGCGGCCCGGGCGGTCCTGGAGGCGCTCCGCGCCGCCGGCGGCAGGGCGGAGCAGGCGGCTTTGGAAGCGGCCTGCGGAAGCGGCGCGGGCACCGTGCTGCGGGCACTGGAGAAGGAGGGGGCTGTGGTCCACGAGACCGACGCCCGCCGCAAGGCCGGAGACCGGATGCGGTTCATGGCCGGCCTGGCGGCGGACGCCGGAGAGGCCCTGGACCAGCTGGCCCACCGCCGGGCACCGGTTCGCCGGGCGGTGGTGGAGCTGCTCTCCGCCTCCGGGCCCATCCCCGCTGCCGACGTGTGCTATTTCACCGGCGCCGCCATGTCCACGCTGCGGGCCATGGAGCGGGCCGGCCTCGTGACCCTGACGGCGGAGGAGGAGCTGCGGGTCCCCACGGACACCGCGGCGCCGGAGCCCCCCGCCGTGCTGACGGCGGAGCAGGCCGCCGCCTATGCGGCCATCCGTGTCCTGGCGGACACGGGCAGGCCGGAGGCGGTCCTTTTGCAGGGCGTCACCGGCAGCGGCAAGACCCTGGTGTATCTGCACCTGGTGGCCGATGCCCTGGAACGGGGGCGCACCGCGCTGGTGCTGGTGCCGGAGATCGTGCTGACGCCCCAGATGATGCGCCGCTTCTCCGCCCGGTTCGGAGACGCCGTGGCCATGATCCACAGTGCCCTGCGGGTGACGGAGCGGTACGACCAGTGGAAGCGCATCCGCCGGGGGGAGGTCAAGGTGGTGCTGGGCACCCGCTCAGCGGTGTTCGCGCCGCTGAAAAACCTGGGCCTCGTTATTCTGGACGAGGAGCAGGAGAGCGGCTACCAGTCGGAAAACGCCCCCCGCTACCACGCCCGGGACGTAGCCAAGTACCTCTGCGGCCGGGACAAGGCCGTGCTGGTGCTGGGCTCCGCCACCCCGTCGGTGGAGACCGCCTGGGCGGCGGAGCAGGGCGTGTATCACCGGGTGGAGCTGACGGAGCGCTACAACCGCCGTCCGCTGCCGGAGGTGGTCATCGCCGACCTGCGCCAGGAGATCCGCAATGGCAACAGCGGCTCCATCGGCGCGGTGCTGCGGCGGGAGCTGGCGGAGAACCTGGACCGGGGCGAGCAGAGCATTTTGTTTCTCAACCGCCGGGGCAGCAGCCGCATGCTCCTTTGCGGAGAGTGCGGGGAGGTCCCCCAGTGTCCCCGGTGCAGCGTGCCCCTGACGTATCACTCCGCCAACGGGCGGCTCATGTGCCACCACTGCGGCCACTCCGAGCGCTCGCCGGAGCGGTGTCCGGTGTGCGGAGGTCTTTTGAAGCACGTGGGCAGCGGAACTCAGAAGGTGGAGGAGGAGCTGCGGCAGCTGTTTCCCGGGACGGAGGTCCTGCGGCTGGACGCGGACACCGCCGCCTCCGGCCACGAGCCCATCCTGCGGCGGTTCCGGGAGGAGCGGGTGCCCATCCTGCTGGGCACCCAAATGGTAGCCAAGGGCCTGGACTTCCCCGGTGTGACGCTGGTGGGCGTGCTGGCAGCGGACCTGAGCCTGTACGTGGACAACTACCGCGCCGCCGAGCGGACCTTCAGCCTGCTGACCCAGGTGGTGGGCCGGGCCGGCCGGGGCGGCAGCCGGGGCCGGGCGGTCATCCAGACCTACGCGCCGGAAAACGACGTGATCCGCTGCGCCGCCCGGCAGGACTATCAGAGCTTTTACCAGGGCGAGATCCGGATGCGGCGGCTGCGCCGCTGTCCGCCCTTTGCAGATCTCTTCACCTTCACCGTCTCCGGCCCCGAGGAGGGCGTGGTGCTCCGCGCCGCCGCCCGGGTGCGGCAGGCCCTGGACGGGCTGTGCCGGGCGCCGGACATGGCGGATACGGAGGCCCTGGGCCCCGCTCCGGCGCCGGTGGTGAAGCTCAACAACCGCTATCGGTATCACTGCCTGCTGGTGGGCCGGAACGACGCCGCCGCCAGGGCCCACATCCGGGCCCTGCTGCGGGACTTTTCCGCCGACCGGGCCAACCGGGGCATCCATTTGTTTGTGGAGTGCAACAGCATGGAATAA
- a CDS encoding DUF3343 domain-containing protein codes for MEHYLIIARSVTYAQRMQRALSRSGIRCRIFRAPRDLTDLGCAYAVEIAAGDLSAALPVLHGEALNPVQIFLSQRGTFREVTP; via the coding sequence GTGGAGCACTATTTGATTATCGCCCGCTCCGTCACCTACGCCCAGCGGATGCAGCGGGCTCTGAGCCGCTCGGGCATCCGGTGCCGGATCTTCCGGGCCCCCAGGGACCTGACGGACCTGGGCTGCGCCTATGCCGTGGAGATCGCCGCAGGCGATCTGTCCGCGGCACTGCCGGTCCTTCACGGGGAAGCGCTGAACCCCGTTCAAATATTCCTGTCCCAGCGGGGTACCTTTCGGGAGGTGACCCCATGA
- a CDS encoding 2-C-methyl-D-erythritol 2,4-cyclodiphosphate synthase yields the protein MTNLRIGHGYDVHRLTEGRKLILGGVEIPYRLGLLGHSDADVLIHAVMDALTGAARLGDIGKLFPDTDPQYAGISSLKLLSEVGRLLGERGYAVVNIDATLLAQAPKVGPYRREMEANMAAALGVEPERINVKATTEEGLGFTGDGSGMAAHAVALLEKNA from the coding sequence ATGACCAATCTGCGAATCGGACACGGCTATGACGTCCACCGGCTGACAGAGGGCCGGAAGCTGATCTTGGGCGGGGTGGAAATCCCGTACCGCCTGGGCCTGCTGGGTCACTCCGACGCCGACGTGCTGATCCACGCCGTCATGGACGCCCTGACCGGCGCCGCCCGGCTGGGGGACATCGGCAAGCTCTTCCCCGACACGGACCCGCAGTACGCGGGCATCTCCAGTTTGAAGCTGCTCTCCGAGGTGGGGCGGCTCCTGGGTGAGAGGGGCTACGCCGTGGTGAACATCGACGCCACGCTTCTGGCCCAGGCCCCCAAGGTGGGCCCCTACCGCCGGGAGATGGAAGCGAACATGGCGGCGGCCCTGGGCGTGGAGCCGGAGCGGATCAACGTCAAGGCCACCACCGAGGAGGGCCTGGGCTTCACAGGCGACGGCTCCGGCATGGCGGCCCATGCGGTGGCGCTGCTGGAGAAAAACGCATAG
- the ispD gene encoding 2-C-methyl-D-erythritol 4-phosphate cytidylyltransferase gives MIPFFKRAREARRPRCAALVAAAGSASRMGGVDKQLTELDGVPVLVRTLLALENARRVDTIVVAAREDQLVEISRLCREYGITKCAKVVRGGENRVHSVLLAALEAGDAELLAVQDGARPLTTPQLIDEVIALAERCGAAAPAVPVKDTVKQVRSDGAVERTLDRSALRAVQTPQVFQADLLKAALQSALESGAAVTDDCGAVERLGKTVYLAEGDETNLKITTPADLILAEALLRAREERL, from the coding sequence ATGATCCCCTTTTTCAAACGCGCCCGGGAGGCGAGGCGGCCCCGCTGCGCCGCGCTGGTGGCTGCCGCCGGCAGTGCCAGCCGGATGGGCGGCGTGGATAAGCAGCTGACGGAGCTGGACGGCGTGCCGGTGCTGGTGCGGACCCTGCTGGCCCTGGAGAACGCCCGCCGGGTGGACACCATCGTGGTGGCCGCCCGGGAGGACCAGCTGGTAGAGATCTCCCGGCTTTGCAGGGAATACGGCATCACCAAGTGCGCCAAGGTGGTCCGGGGCGGAGAGAACCGGGTCCATTCGGTTCTGCTGGCGGCTCTGGAGGCCGGCGACGCGGAGCTGCTGGCGGTCCAGGACGGGGCCCGGCCCCTGACCACGCCGCAGCTGATCGACGAGGTCATCGCCCTGGCGGAGCGCTGCGGCGCGGCGGCCCCGGCGGTGCCGGTGAAGGACACGGTCAAGCAGGTCCGGAGCGACGGCGCCGTGGAGCGGACTCTGGACCGGTCGGCACTGCGGGCGGTCCAGACGCCCCAGGTGTTCCAGGCGGACCTGCTGAAGGCGGCGCTTCAGTCGGCTCTGGAGAGCGGCGCGGCGGTCACCGACGACTGCGGCGCCGTGGAGCGGCTGGGCAAGACCGTGTACCTCGCCGAGGGAGACGAGACCAATCTGAAGATCACCACCCCTGCGGATCTGATCCTGGCGGAGGCCCTGCTGCGGGCCAGAGAGGAGCGGCTATGA